A region from the Oceanidesulfovibrio marinus genome encodes:
- a CDS encoding CgeB family protein: MSVSATPLRILVVQPLYGGSLTVGRYAVAALRELGHVVEVFEGPSFNGSFNALKSLRIGSDRLGALESSFLQIVSQAVLAQAEAFEPDLVLAPAQAPLSRQALTRLRRDGVLTAMWFVEDFELFTYWKGFAPLYDVFAVIQKEPFLSQLSAIGVQNALYLPLAGLASFHRPLALDSVERRKFGADISFLGAGYPNRRVAFRQLLRYDFKIWGSDWEGDPLLATRLQRAGERIEPEEAIKVFAASKINLNLHSSVRVDPPVGQGDFVNPRTFELACCGAFQLVDRRSLLDECFAEDELATFTDMESLLAAIDHYLTHPEERIAMADKARRRAMAEHTYTARMQTLLAFIDERFPGRLAGSRDAQLEAWSQALPESMRGDVLALLERLQLSKDASFKDLVWRLRQQQGALSSVETAILFLDEWQKQYGMSEQAKS, from the coding sequence ATGAGCGTTTCAGCAACACCACTTCGAATCCTCGTCGTCCAGCCGCTGTACGGCGGCTCGCTCACCGTGGGCCGCTACGCCGTGGCTGCCCTGCGCGAGCTGGGCCATGTGGTGGAGGTCTTCGAGGGCCCATCCTTCAACGGATCCTTTAACGCGCTCAAGTCGCTGCGCATCGGCTCCGACCGTTTGGGCGCGCTGGAGAGCTCGTTTCTGCAGATCGTCTCCCAGGCCGTGCTGGCCCAGGCGGAGGCCTTTGAGCCGGACCTAGTGCTCGCCCCGGCCCAGGCGCCGCTCTCGCGCCAGGCACTGACACGGCTTCGCCGCGACGGCGTGCTTACGGCCATGTGGTTTGTGGAGGACTTCGAGCTCTTCACCTACTGGAAAGGGTTCGCCCCGCTGTACGATGTCTTTGCCGTGATCCAGAAGGAGCCCTTCCTTTCCCAGCTTTCCGCGATCGGCGTGCAGAACGCGCTCTACCTGCCCCTGGCCGGGCTGGCGTCCTTCCATCGGCCGCTGGCGCTGGACAGCGTGGAGCGGCGCAAGTTCGGCGCGGACATCTCCTTTCTCGGGGCCGGCTACCCCAACCGCCGCGTCGCTTTCCGCCAGCTCCTGCGCTACGACTTCAAGATCTGGGGCAGCGACTGGGAGGGTGACCCGCTCCTGGCCACGCGGCTGCAACGCGCCGGCGAGCGCATCGAGCCGGAAGAAGCCATCAAGGTTTTCGCGGCGAGCAAGATCAACCTGAACCTGCACTCCAGCGTGCGCGTGGACCCGCCCGTGGGGCAGGGGGACTTTGTCAATCCGCGGACCTTCGAGCTCGCCTGCTGTGGCGCATTCCAGCTCGTGGACCGCCGCTCCCTGCTGGACGAATGCTTTGCCGAGGATGAGCTCGCCACCTTCACGGACATGGAGTCGCTTCTCGCGGCCATCGACCACTACCTGACCCACCCCGAGGAGCGCATCGCCATGGCCGACAAGGCGCGCCGCCGCGCCATGGCCGAGCACACCTACACGGCGCGGATGCAGACGCTGCTCGCCTTCATCGACGAGCGTTTTCCAGGTCGCCTTGCCGGATCACGCGACGCCCAGCTCGAAGCGTGGTCGCAGGCCCTGCCGGAGTCCATGCGCGGCGACGTGCTCGCGCTGCTGGAACGCCTCCAGCTCTCCAAGGACGCTTCCTTCAAGGACCTGGTCTGGCGGCTGCGGCAGCAGCAGGGCGCGCTTTCCAGCGTGGAAACAGCCATCCTCTTTTTGGACGAGTGGCAGAAGCAATACGGAATGTCTGAGCAAGCGAAGTCATAA
- a CDS encoding cytochrome C assembly family protein: MTLFDLVYFTILALYVLGTLFYMAGAFSHRVQLKRLAGFIAGAGLLLHTLILIHFLAATSISSLSVGYFIKLFSWCLVAIFFILWWRFKLEFLALIASPIAILLFIFSFTHKTAAKMPPHLAGPFFGLHIGTLFGSMALLAMAFAAGIIFLRLEKKIKGKARLSEMDREMPALSTFDRVNYWAVVVGFPLYTIGMLAGFVFAKLSWGQVLTGDPKEIVSIVVWLLFAVLFHNRLARGWWGRRPAVWAIGIFTLAIGSMIVINFFVPSHHSFRPIPSVEKPALTAPTNP, translated from the coding sequence ATGACCTTGTTTGATCTCGTCTACTTCACCATCCTTGCGCTCTACGTGCTGGGCACGCTGTTCTACATGGCCGGCGCGTTCAGCCACAGGGTGCAGCTCAAGCGGCTCGCCGGGTTCATCGCCGGAGCCGGCCTGTTGCTGCACACGCTCATTCTCATCCACTTCCTGGCGGCCACGAGCATCAGCAGCCTCTCGGTGGGCTACTTCATCAAGCTCTTCTCGTGGTGCCTGGTGGCCATCTTCTTCATCCTCTGGTGGCGCTTCAAGCTGGAGTTCCTGGCGCTCATCGCTTCGCCCATCGCCATTCTGTTGTTCATCTTCTCCTTTACGCACAAGACGGCGGCCAAAATGCCGCCCCACTTGGCCGGTCCGTTCTTCGGCCTGCACATCGGCACGCTTTTCGGCAGCATGGCGCTGCTGGCCATGGCCTTTGCCGCGGGCATCATCTTTCTCAGGCTGGAGAAGAAGATCAAAGGCAAGGCCCGGCTGTCGGAGATGGACCGCGAGATGCCGGCGCTCTCCACATTCGACCGGGTCAACTACTGGGCCGTGGTCGTGGGCTTTCCGCTCTACACCATCGGCATGCTCGCCGGCTTTGTCTTTGCCAAGCTCTCCTGGGGCCAGGTGCTCACGGGCGACCCCAAGGAGATCGTCTCCATCGTGGTCTGGCTGCTGTTCGCCGTGCTCTTCCACAACAGGCTGGCCCGCGGCTGGTGGGGCCGCCGCCCGGCGGTCTGGGCCATCGGCATCTTCACCCTGGCCATCGGCTCCATGATCGTGATCAACTTTTTCGTGCCCTCGCACCATAGCTTCCGGCCCATTCCTTCGGTGGAAAAACCCGCACTGACCGCTCCAACGAATCCATGA
- a CDS encoding phenylacetate--CoA ligase family protein: MAITREESCWSDVECLPAERRDAAKWERCREVIGLAWADSAESRGRMEAAGLTPDDIRTPEDFAKLPILSKKQLISLQQEKGLAHLLAVEPGALSRIYMSPGPIFDPEGREQDYWGWAAAFHAAGFRARDLVQMTFGYHLTPAGLMLEEPLRELGCAVVPAGPGNTDVQIDLMTRLPVTGFVGMASYLKVIKDKAVSKGLDPRKDFRLDVAFVAAERLPESLRQELEDAFGMRVRQGYGTADLGCAAYECRELTGMHVSPRCWVEICDSATGRPVPPGEIGEVVVTPFTRAYPLLRLATGDLSRIVDDVCPCGRTSPRLAGILGRADDTTKVKGQFLYPHQIQEVVARFEGVTRWQLMLGNAGGRETVVMRLFHPEGTVDPEAFQVRFQALCKLRPDVEIVRDPDELPSDAPRVRDERTY, encoded by the coding sequence GTGGCCATCACACGTGAGGAAAGCTGTTGGAGCGATGTGGAATGTCTGCCGGCCGAACGCCGCGACGCGGCCAAGTGGGAGCGCTGCCGCGAGGTCATTGGCCTTGCCTGGGCCGACTCGGCCGAGTCCCGCGGGCGCATGGAGGCGGCTGGCCTGACGCCGGACGACATCCGCACGCCTGAGGATTTCGCGAAACTGCCCATCCTGTCCAAGAAGCAGCTCATCTCCCTGCAACAGGAAAAGGGGCTGGCGCACCTGCTGGCCGTGGAGCCCGGCGCGCTCTCGCGCATCTACATGTCGCCCGGGCCCATCTTCGACCCCGAGGGCCGGGAGCAGGACTACTGGGGCTGGGCCGCGGCGTTCCATGCCGCCGGTTTCCGCGCCCGCGACCTGGTGCAGATGACCTTCGGCTACCATCTGACTCCGGCCGGCCTGATGCTGGAGGAGCCTCTGCGCGAGCTGGGCTGCGCCGTGGTGCCTGCCGGACCGGGCAACACTGACGTGCAGATAGACCTGATGACCCGGCTGCCGGTGACCGGGTTCGTGGGCATGGCCAGCTATCTCAAGGTGATCAAGGACAAGGCCGTGTCCAAGGGGCTGGACCCGCGCAAGGACTTTCGGCTCGACGTTGCCTTTGTGGCGGCGGAGCGGTTGCCCGAGAGCCTGCGCCAGGAGCTGGAGGACGCTTTCGGCATGCGCGTGCGTCAAGGCTACGGCACGGCCGATCTGGGCTGCGCCGCCTATGAGTGCCGCGAGCTGACCGGCATGCACGTCTCCCCGCGCTGCTGGGTGGAGATCTGCGACTCGGCCACTGGCAGGCCCGTACCTCCCGGAGAGATAGGCGAGGTTGTGGTCACGCCGTTCACACGGGCGTATCCGCTGCTCCGTCTGGCCACCGGCGATCTGTCCAGAATCGTGGACGACGTCTGCCCCTGCGGCCGCACCTCGCCGCGGCTGGCTGGCATCCTGGGCCGCGCCGACGACACCACCAAGGTCAAAGGCCAGTTCCTCTATCCGCACCAAATACAGGAGGTCGTGGCGCGGTTCGAGGGCGTTACCCGCTGGCAGCTCATGCTGGGCAACGCCGGCGGCCGCGAGACTGTGGTGATGCGGCTCTTTCACCCCGAGGGCACTGTGGACCCGGAGGCGTTCCAGGTCCGGTTCCAGGCGCTGTGCAAGCTGCGGCCGGACGTGGAGATCGTGCGCGACCCCGATGAACTCCCCTCGGACGCGCCGCGTGTCCGCGATGAGCGGACGTATTGA
- a CDS encoding precorrin-2 dehydrogenase/sirohydrochlorin ferrochelatase family protein: MRYYPAFLDLTHARCLVVGYGGVGRRKLATLLEASPASVLVLDPSGRATHPEDAQRLLDAPQVVYASRSFEERDLDDVFLCTAATPSLEENGRIARLCRDRGVLCNVADDPDAGSFIVPSHVELEGLTVALSTGGQSPALARRLRRDLESYLAGYGALSTLLGRLRPRVLALGMETPVNTAIFRGLVESNLKDALAAADHEKACGILRAHLPDALHPVLEDLLHDLV, encoded by the coding sequence ATGCGTTACTATCCCGCTTTTCTCGATCTCACACACGCACGTTGCCTGGTGGTGGGATACGGCGGCGTGGGCCGGCGCAAGCTGGCTACCCTCCTGGAGGCCTCGCCTGCCTCGGTGCTTGTGCTCGATCCCTCCGGCCGTGCAACCCATCCCGAGGACGCGCAGCGCTTGCTGGACGCCCCTCAAGTGGTGTATGCAAGCCGGTCGTTCGAGGAGCGTGATCTGGACGACGTGTTCCTCTGCACGGCGGCTACGCCGTCACTTGAGGAAAACGGCCGCATCGCCCGTCTCTGCCGTGATCGCGGCGTGCTCTGCAATGTGGCCGACGATCCCGACGCCGGCTCGTTCATCGTGCCGTCGCATGTGGAGCTCGAAGGATTGACCGTGGCGCTCTCCACCGGCGGACAGAGCCCGGCCCTGGCGCGGCGTCTGCGTCGCGATCTGGAGTCTTATCTTGCAGGGTACGGCGCGCTCTCCACGCTGCTGGGCCGCCTGCGGCCGCGCGTGCTGGCGCTGGGCATGGAAACACCGGTGAACACTGCGATATTCCGGGGGCTTGTGGAGTCCAATCTCAAGGACGCTCTGGCCGCCGCAGACCACGAGAAGGCGTGCGGCATATTGCGCGCACATCTGCCGGATGCCCTGCACCCGGTGCTGGAGGATCTTCTCCATGACCTTGTTTGA
- a CDS encoding IscA/HesB family protein, with translation MVNVSDNAMKELEAYFADKEKSPIRVYLSPGGUSGPRLALALDEPNDNDEVIELNGFKFVVEKDLLEKAKPISIDLSYMGFTVDSALQLGGGSCSTSCGSGGCGG, from the coding sequence ATGGTCAACGTTTCCGACAACGCCATGAAGGAGTTGGAGGCTTACTTCGCCGACAAGGAGAAGAGCCCCATCCGCGTATACCTCTCTCCCGGCGGCTGATCCGGCCCCCGGCTGGCATTGGCTCTGGATGAGCCAAACGATAACGACGAGGTCATCGAGTTAAACGGCTTCAAGTTCGTGGTCGAAAAAGACCTGCTCGAAAAAGCAAAACCCATCAGCATCGATCTCTCCTACATGGGCTTCACAGTGGACTCCGCCCTGCAGCTCGGCGGCGGTTCCTGCAGCACCAGCTGCGGCTCTGGCGGCTGCGGCGGCTAG
- the hemA gene encoding glutamyl-tRNA reductase — MNKSLCLIGLNHTTAGVEVREAFGLADCLPGRLLDTESTTRPEESQQIIPLGGAVEELAILSTCNRVEIVAVGDKKSLRQEVLSRWAAARNACVKDLEPYVYIHEDLEAVRHLFRVACALDSMVLGEPQILGQLKDAYRTAIKAGTTKVILNRLYHKAFSVAKRVRTETAVGSAAVSISYAAVELAKRIFGDMSRQKAMLIGAGEMAELAAQHLVTSGIQEIFVANRTFERARELAKQFEGRPIPFETLFDRLHEVDIVISSTGSPTAVIRAKDVKAVLKKRRNRPMFFIDIAVPRDIDPDVNTLDSVFLYDIDDLKEVVEENLAQRKEEAAKATAIVYDEAEAFAQWLKSLELQPTIVDLLDQNHAIARKELAKTEKRLVQILGHDVDPQMHDALETLVDSVVKKMLHEPIVFLKRRSAEEESAKRYIDTMRRMFNLDADEIPPDAHADRRGLVRQDDNGSDFNGTDNDIDEMNNGE, encoded by the coding sequence ATGAACAAATCTCTGTGTCTCATTGGCCTCAACCACACCACGGCCGGTGTCGAGGTCCGCGAAGCGTTCGGTCTGGCAGACTGCCTGCCCGGGCGGCTCCTTGATACGGAATCGACGACCCGCCCCGAGGAATCGCAGCAGATCATCCCCCTGGGCGGCGCGGTCGAGGAGCTCGCCATCCTCTCCACCTGCAATCGCGTGGAGATCGTGGCCGTGGGCGACAAGAAAAGCCTGCGCCAGGAGGTGCTCTCCCGCTGGGCCGCGGCGCGCAACGCCTGCGTCAAGGATCTGGAGCCCTACGTGTACATCCACGAGGACCTGGAAGCCGTGCGCCATCTCTTCCGCGTGGCCTGCGCCCTGGACTCCATGGTGCTGGGCGAACCGCAGATCCTGGGCCAGCTCAAGGACGCCTACCGCACCGCGATCAAGGCCGGCACCACCAAGGTCATTCTCAACCGCCTGTACCACAAGGCGTTTTCCGTGGCCAAACGGGTGCGCACCGAGACGGCCGTGGGCTCCGCCGCGGTCTCCATCAGCTATGCGGCAGTGGAGCTGGCCAAGCGCATTTTCGGCGACATGTCCCGGCAGAAGGCCATGCTCATCGGCGCTGGCGAAATGGCCGAGCTGGCCGCACAGCACCTGGTCACGTCCGGCATCCAGGAAATCTTCGTTGCCAACCGCACCTTCGAGCGCGCGCGTGAGCTGGCCAAGCAGTTCGAGGGGCGCCCCATCCCCTTTGAGACGCTCTTCGACCGCCTGCACGAGGTGGACATCGTCATCAGCTCCACGGGCTCGCCCACGGCCGTCATCCGCGCCAAGGACGTCAAGGCCGTGCTCAAAAAGCGGCGCAACCGGCCCATGTTCTTCATCGACATCGCCGTGCCGCGGGACATCGACCCGGACGTGAACACGCTGGACTCGGTCTTCCTCTACGACATCGACGACCTCAAGGAGGTCGTGGAGGAAAATCTGGCCCAGCGTAAGGAAGAGGCTGCCAAGGCCACGGCAATCGTCTATGATGAGGCCGAAGCCTTTGCCCAGTGGCTCAAGTCCTTGGAGCTGCAGCCTACTATCGTGGACCTGCTGGACCAGAACCACGCCATTGCACGCAAGGAGCTGGCAAAGACCGAGAAGCGCCTTGTCCAGATTCTTGGGCACGATGTGGACCCGCAGATGCACGACGCTCTGGAAACGCTGGTGGATTCCGTGGTCAAGAAGATGCTCCACGAGCCCATTGTCTTCCTCAAGCGCCGCTCGGCCGAGGAGGAGTCCGCCAAGCGCTACATCGACACCATGCGCCGGATGTTCAATCTCGACGCCGACGAGATCCCTCCGGACGCCCACGCCGATCGCCGCGGTCTGGTCAGGCAGGACGACAACGGCAGTGATTTTAACGGAACCGACAATGATATCGACGAGATGAACAACGGGGAATAA
- a CDS encoding SEL1-like repeat protein: protein MANSAYYGDEDLQRALPMYEKAAGYGDPEAQYILGTLYLDGTGVPQNTQQAVSWLEASARQGYAPAERTLGIMYMGGATGVPVDTNKAVSYLTSAARKNDLAATLALGRLYAAFPQVQDFEASARWYATARRINPGIDQRLSDPEYIKTIVVVVHPKQELEGRALVAEVQKKLAQLGYDPGPADGIAGKRTVGAVKKFQKDSGLDRNGKIDMDILFALEKAEREK from the coding sequence ATGGCCAACAGCGCCTACTATGGGGACGAGGACCTGCAACGGGCCCTCCCCATGTATGAAAAAGCTGCAGGCTATGGCGATCCCGAGGCGCAGTACATCCTGGGCACTCTCTATCTGGATGGCACGGGTGTGCCGCAAAACACCCAACAAGCCGTCTCATGGCTGGAAGCCTCAGCTCGGCAGGGCTACGCCCCTGCGGAACGAACCCTCGGCATCATGTACATGGGCGGAGCCACGGGCGTTCCCGTGGATACCAACAAAGCCGTTTCCTATCTGACCAGCGCGGCGCGCAAGAACGACCTGGCCGCCACCCTGGCTCTCGGGCGGCTGTATGCCGCCTTCCCGCAGGTGCAGGACTTCGAAGCCTCGGCGCGGTGGTACGCCACGGCCAGGCGCATCAATCCCGGCATAGACCAGCGCCTTTCCGATCCGGAGTACATCAAGACCATCGTCGTGGTCGTTCACCCCAAACAGGAGCTCGAAGGCAGGGCCCTTGTGGCCGAGGTCCAGAAGAAGCTCGCCCAGCTCGGCTATGATCCCGGTCCTGCCGACGGGATAGCCGGCAAGCGGACGGTCGGCGCCGTCAAAAAGTTTCAGAAGGACTCCGGTCTGGATCGCAACGGCAAGATCGACATGGATATCCTGTTCGCTTTGGAAAAAGCCGAACGCGAAAAGTAG
- a CDS encoding GNAT family N-acetyltransferase, with protein MDKREIHITQAESDADMDVVRGLFRTYAAGLGFDLCFQNFEDELASMPGKYAPPEGRLFLARDEETGEAIGCVGVRPCDLGCCEMKRLYIAPEARGCGLGRRLAECAIEAARDIGYRYMRLDTIPKVMGAATRLYMNLGFVEISSYYDNPIEGVAYLQLDLAAAKRGA; from the coding sequence ATGGACAAGCGAGAGATACACATCACCCAGGCTGAGAGCGATGCGGACATGGACGTTGTGCGCGGGTTGTTCCGCACGTATGCGGCCGGGTTGGGGTTCGACCTGTGCTTTCAGAACTTCGAGGACGAGCTGGCCTCGATGCCGGGCAAGTACGCGCCGCCGGAGGGGCGGCTGTTTCTGGCGCGGGACGAGGAGACCGGCGAGGCCATCGGCTGCGTGGGCGTGCGGCCCTGCGATCTGGGCTGCTGCGAGATGAAGCGGTTGTACATCGCGCCAGAGGCGCGGGGCTGCGGCCTGGGCAGGCGACTGGCCGAGTGCGCCATCGAGGCGGCGCGGGACATCGGGTACCGGTATATGCGGCTGGACACCATACCGAAGGTCATGGGCGCGGCCACCAGGCTGTACATGAACCTGGGGTTTGTGGAGATATCATCCTATTATGACAACCCCATCGAAGGCGTGGCGTATCTGCAGCTTGACCTAGCCGCCGCAAAGCGCGGGGCATGA
- a CDS encoding glycosyltransferase family 9 protein translates to MPFTSLVIQLARFGDLVQTARLMRSLSGPGASVHLACDASLAGLAGILYPEATIHPVRAHGGRQSPGELLAANAAAFEAIRAAEPDAVYNLNFSGLNFALASMFDEDVVHGYFTHAGQRLKDPWPEVGFRLSSRRPQAPCNLVDLWAHFAENPIAPEAVFPGAVLESPETREPGNSGGLGVVLAGRHSRRSLPAEVLAPIAAAALEGATSRSGQDGAKAYLLGTNAEKPLAKAFLRAASPRLAQRVEDRTGSMDLAGLASFLRGLDLVLTPDTGTMHLAAALGTPVMACFLSSAWAWETGPYGTGHLVWQSAPPCAPCLEAQECPNELTCLEPFTAPKFLKNVAAAAAGREVRGDELPESLLLLRGSQDGFGQTYDVLAGQDPYAAERAALHREIAMLRGVVLKSDAPPLNDQLTRLMFREQDWMLPPWRDRA, encoded by the coding sequence ATGCCATTCACCAGCCTCGTCATCCAGCTTGCCCGGTTCGGCGACCTTGTGCAGACCGCGCGTCTCATGCGCAGCCTGTCCGGTCCTGGCGCGAGCGTGCACCTTGCGTGCGACGCCTCCCTGGCCGGTCTTGCCGGGATTCTCTATCCCGAAGCGACCATCCATCCCGTGCGCGCCCACGGTGGACGGCAGTCCCCCGGCGAGCTCCTTGCGGCCAACGCCGCGGCCTTCGAGGCCATTCGCGCGGCAGAGCCGGATGCGGTCTACAATCTCAACTTCTCGGGCCTGAACTTCGCCCTGGCGTCCATGTTCGACGAGGACGTGGTGCACGGCTACTTCACCCACGCGGGCCAGCGGCTCAAGGACCCGTGGCCGGAGGTGGGCTTTCGTCTTTCCAGCCGCAGGCCGCAGGCCCCGTGCAACCTCGTGGATCTTTGGGCTCACTTTGCCGAGAACCCCATCGCGCCCGAGGCGGTATTTCCCGGAGCAGTGCTCGAATCACCTGAAACACGTGAACCGGGCAATTCGGGCGGATTGGGCGTGGTGCTGGCCGGCCGGCACTCCAGGAGGTCCCTGCCGGCAGAGGTGCTGGCCCCCATAGCCGCTGCCGCGCTGGAAGGCGCTACCTCCCGCAGCGGGCAGGACGGCGCCAAAGCGTATCTCCTGGGCACGAACGCCGAAAAGCCACTGGCCAAGGCGTTTCTGCGCGCGGCATCGCCACGGCTGGCCCAGCGCGTGGAGGACCGCACCGGCTCCATGGACCTTGCCGGCCTTGCGAGCTTCCTGCGCGGGCTGGACTTGGTGCTCACCCCGGACACGGGCACCATGCATCTTGCCGCGGCCCTGGGCACGCCGGTCATGGCCTGCTTTTTGTCCTCGGCCTGGGCTTGGGAGACCGGCCCGTACGGCACCGGCCACCTCGTCTGGCAGAGCGCGCCGCCGTGCGCGCCATGTCTGGAGGCGCAGGAGTGTCCCAACGAGCTGACCTGTCTGGAGCCCTTTACCGCACCGAAGTTTCTGAAGAATGTGGCCGCTGCGGCGGCGGGCAGGGAGGTGCGCGGCGATGAGCTGCCCGAATCGCTGCTTCTGCTGCGCGGCTCGCAGGACGGGTTCGGCCAGACTTACGACGTACTTGCCGGCCAGGACCCGTACGCGGCGGAGCGCGCCGCCCTGCACCGGGAAATCGCCATGCTGCGCGGCGTGGTTCTGAAATCGGACGCGCCGCCCCTGAACGATCAGCTCACGCGGCTCATGTTCCGCGAACAGGACTGGATGCTGCCGCCGTGGCGCGACAGAGCGTAG
- the tilS gene encoding tRNA lysidine(34) synthetase TilS, with amino-acid sequence MATPLRLQDLEPRMAKLCLAVEEFAREPFGSPLPLPPLQEGTLLLALSGGVDSTALAVIFTCLAPRLEVALYAAHLDHGLREDSAEDAAHVVELCNKLDIPLTSERRDVAALAAERGIGLEEAGREARADLMERVRAAHPIDIVLQGHQLDELAEDMLMRLIRGTGWPALAGMEAWDPQRALLRPLLLTSKSELQELVRSVGITWREDASNKDPAYMRNRVRLDILPRIAAENPNFTETAAGLWKLARLDASYWKERAASIPIHRNSEGVSVETAPLRAAPMALRLRVLKSAVETAGVGQPLLESLLNLDRAVMEKRTGAVIQLPGSKAARVGRNAVRIARSKMSR; translated from the coding sequence ATGGCCACGCCGCTCCGACTCCAGGACCTCGAACCGCGCATGGCCAAGCTCTGCCTCGCTGTGGAGGAGTTTGCGCGCGAGCCCTTTGGCTCGCCGCTGCCCCTGCCCCCGCTGCAGGAGGGCACCCTGCTTCTGGCCCTGTCCGGCGGTGTGGACTCCACGGCCCTGGCCGTGATCTTCACCTGCCTTGCGCCGCGGTTGGAGGTGGCGCTCTACGCCGCCCACCTGGATCACGGCCTGCGTGAGGACTCCGCCGAGGACGCCGCCCACGTGGTGGAGCTGTGCAACAAGCTGGACATCCCCCTGACCAGTGAGCGGCGCGATGTTGCCGCCCTGGCCGCCGAGCGCGGTATCGGGCTGGAGGAAGCCGGCCGCGAGGCCCGCGCCGATCTCATGGAGCGCGTACGCGCGGCGCACCCTATCGACATTGTTCTGCAGGGCCACCAGCTGGACGAACTGGCCGAGGACATGCTCATGCGACTCATCCGCGGCACGGGCTGGCCTGCCCTGGCCGGCATGGAGGCGTGGGACCCGCAACGCGCTCTGCTGCGTCCCCTGCTGCTCACATCCAAAAGCGAGCTCCAGGAGCTGGTCCGCTCTGTTGGGATCACCTGGCGCGAGGACGCCTCCAACAAGGACCCCGCCTACATGCGCAACCGCGTGCGCCTGGACATCCTGCCGCGAATCGCCGCCGAGAACCCGAACTTTACCGAGACGGCCGCCGGGCTCTGGAAGCTGGCCCGGCTGGATGCGTCCTACTGGAAAGAGCGCGCGGCTTCCATCCCTATACATCGGAATTCCGAGGGCGTTTCCGTAGAAACGGCGCCTCTGCGCGCTGCCCCCATGGCGCTCCGGCTGCGGGTGCTCAAAAGCGCGGTGGAAACCGCAGGCGTCGGCCAGCCCCTGCTCGAATCCCTCCTGAACCTCGACCGCGCCGTGATGGAAAAACGCACCGGCGCCGTGATTCAACTGCCAGGTTCCAAAGCAGCGCGTGTGGGAAGAAACGCGGTCCGCATAGCTCGTTCGAAAATGAGTCGTTGA
- the pyrR gene encoding bifunctional pyr operon transcriptional regulator/uracil phosphoribosyltransferase PyrR, giving the protein MQDCKDILSAADMETVLTRLADEVVAAHKGCENLVLMGIQRRGVDIARRLKAIVDAKAGCDLNLGRLDINLYRDDWTSLAVQPTISQTDIPFSIEDREILLVDDVLFTGRTIRAALEAILDYGRPRKVELLVLVDRGNRELPIEANYVGEHVPTQRGEHVNVYVNERDGEDRVCLVA; this is encoded by the coding sequence ATGCAGGACTGCAAGGATATTCTCAGCGCTGCCGACATGGAGACGGTGCTGACCAGGCTTGCCGACGAGGTCGTCGCGGCGCATAAGGGCTGCGAGAATCTGGTGCTCATGGGCATCCAGCGCCGGGGCGTGGACATCGCGCGGCGGCTCAAGGCCATTGTGGACGCCAAGGCCGGATGCGACCTCAATCTGGGCCGCCTCGACATCAACCTCTACCGCGACGACTGGACCAGTCTGGCCGTGCAACCGACCATCAGCCAGACCGACATCCCGTTCTCCATCGAGGACCGCGAGATTCTGCTGGTGGATGACGTGCTGTTTACCGGCCGGACCATCCGCGCCGCGCTAGAGGCGATTCTGGACTACGGCCGGCCGCGCAAGGTGGAGCTTCTGGTCCTTGTGGACCGCGGCAACCGCGAGCTGCCCATCGAGGCCAACTACGTGGGCGAGCACGTGCCCACCCAGCGCGGCGAGCATGTGAACGTCTACGTGAACGAGCGCGACGGCGAGGACCGGGTCTGTCTCGTGGCGTAA
- a CDS encoding IscA/HesB family protein: MVNISENAINELKAYFEDKDKSPIRVYLAPGGCSGPRMALALDQANENDEVVEHDGFTFVVEKELYEQAKPISIDISYMGFTVDSALPLGGGSCGSSCGSGGCGTDSSGGCCC; encoded by the coding sequence ATGGTCAATATTTCCGAGAACGCCATCAACGAGTTAAAAGCGTACTTTGAAGATAAGGATAAAAGCCCCATCCGCGTGTATCTCGCGCCCGGCGGTTGCTCCGGCCCCAGAATGGCCCTCGCCCTGGACCAAGCCAACGAGAACGACGAGGTTGTCGAGCACGACGGCTTCACTTTCGTGGTTGAGAAAGAGCTCTACGAGCAGGCCAAGCCCATCAGCATCGACATCAGCTACATGGGCTTCACCGTGGACTCCGCCCTGCCCCTGGGCGGTGGTTCCTGTGGCTCCAGCTGCGGCTCCGGCGGTTGCGGCACCGACAGCTCCGGTGGTTGCTGCTGCTAA